The Thermococcus thermotolerans genome contains a region encoding:
- a CDS encoding ATP-dependent DNA helicase: protein MKVDELPVDERVKRLIIERGIEELYPPQADALKSGVLDGKNLVLAIPTASGKTLVSEIVMVNKLLQEGGKAIYLVPLKALAEEKYREFKEWESLGIRVAATTGDYDSTDEWLGRYDIIIATSEKFDSLLRHGSNWIRDVKLVVADEVHLIGSYDRGATLEMILSHMLDRAQILALSATVGNAEELAEWLNAELVVSDWRPVELRKGVFHLGELIWEDGKRERYPENWEGLAVDAVKRGKQALVFVNTRRSAEKEAVSLSTKIARFLTKPETRQLKELADSLEENPTNEKLKNAIKGGVAFHHAGLSRAERTMIEDAFRSKLIKVIVATPTLAAGVNTPAFRVIIRDTKRYAGFGWTDIPVLEIQQMMGRAGRPKYDKIGEAIIVARTEDPRKLMDKYIHGKPEKLFSMLANEQAFRSQVLALITNFGVSNFRELIGFLEKTFYFHQRKDTSSIEYKAKDIVYFLIENEFVDMDMNDRFIALPFGRRTSQLYIDPLTAKKFKDAFPKLERNPNPFGIFQLIASTPDMATLNARKREMEDYLDLAYEFEEKLYTNIPYYEDYRFQTFLGEIKTAKILLDWINEVPEARIYETYSIDPGDLYRILELADWLTYSLIELYKLFEPEKDVLDYLRDLHLRLRHGVREELLELVKLPNIGRKRARALYNAGFRTQEDIMRAKVRDLLEVEGIGMKVIEGLFRYFGVELPKGAKKDSKKAEKARKGTLDDFLK from the coding sequence ATGAAGGTCGATGAACTCCCGGTTGACGAACGCGTGAAAAGGCTCATAATCGAGAGGGGCATAGAGGAACTCTATCCGCCCCAGGCGGATGCCCTTAAGAGCGGGGTTCTCGATGGGAAGAACCTAGTCCTCGCCATCCCCACTGCGAGCGGAAAGACGCTTGTAAGCGAGATAGTTATGGTCAACAAGCTCCTCCAGGAGGGTGGCAAGGCCATCTATCTCGTTCCGCTGAAGGCTTTGGCTGAAGAAAAGTACCGTGAGTTCAAGGAGTGGGAGAGTTTGGGAATAAGGGTCGCGGCAACCACCGGCGATTACGACTCGACCGACGAGTGGCTTGGGAGATACGACATAATCATCGCCACCTCTGAAAAGTTCGACTCGCTCCTGAGACACGGCTCAAACTGGATAAGGGACGTCAAGCTGGTCGTTGCCGACGAGGTTCACCTCATAGGCTCCTACGACAGGGGGGCAACGCTGGAGATGATTCTCAGCCACATGCTCGACAGGGCCCAGATTCTGGCTCTGAGCGCGACCGTTGGAAACGCCGAGGAGCTGGCGGAGTGGCTCAACGCGGAGCTAGTTGTGAGCGACTGGCGGCCGGTTGAACTGAGGAAGGGAGTCTTTCACCTCGGGGAGCTCATCTGGGAGGACGGAAAGAGGGAGCGCTACCCCGAAAACTGGGAAGGCCTGGCGGTCGATGCTGTCAAAAGGGGGAAGCAGGCGCTTGTGTTCGTCAATACAAGGCGCTCGGCGGAAAAAGAGGCTGTCTCGCTGTCAACCAAGATAGCCCGCTTTCTCACGAAGCCTGAAACGAGGCAGCTCAAGGAGCTCGCGGATTCCCTTGAGGAGAACCCGACCAACGAGAAGCTCAAAAATGCCATCAAGGGGGGAGTCGCCTTCCATCACGCCGGCCTGAGTAGAGCGGAGAGGACTATGATAGAAGATGCCTTTCGCTCTAAATTGATAAAAGTAATCGTGGCTACCCCCACCCTTGCCGCCGGCGTCAATACGCCCGCATTTCGTGTTATAATCCGCGACACCAAGCGCTACGCCGGCTTCGGCTGGACGGACATACCCGTCCTTGAGATACAGCAGATGATGGGGCGCGCCGGAAGGCCGAAATACGATAAGATAGGAGAAGCGATTATCGTAGCTAGAACTGAAGATCCAAGGAAGCTGATGGATAAGTACATCCACGGAAAGCCGGAAAAGCTGTTCTCGATGCTCGCCAACGAGCAGGCCTTCAGGAGTCAGGTTCTGGCTTTAATAACGAACTTTGGCGTTTCAAACTTCAGAGAGCTGATAGGCTTCCTTGAGAAGACCTTCTACTTCCACCAGAGGAAGGACACGAGCTCGATAGAGTACAAGGCGAAGGACATAGTCTACTTCCTAATCGAAAACGAGTTCGTTGATATGGACATGAACGACCGCTTCATAGCCCTCCCCTTCGGAAGGCGCACCTCCCAGCTCTACATCGACCCGCTGACGGCGAAGAAGTTCAAGGACGCCTTCCCGAAGCTTGAGAGGAACCCCAACCCCTTCGGAATCTTCCAGCTGATAGCCTCGACGCCGGACATGGCGACGCTGAACGCTAGGAAACGGGAGATGGAGGACTACCTCGACCTGGCATACGAGTTCGAGGAGAAGCTGTACACGAACATCCCCTACTACGAGGACTACAGGTTCCAGACCTTCCTCGGCGAGATAAAGACCGCAAAAATCCTCCTCGACTGGATAAACGAGGTTCCGGAGGCGAGGATATACGAGACGTACAGCATAGACCCCGGTGACCTCTACAGGATTCTGGAGCTGGCGGACTGGCTGACGTATTCGCTCATCGAACTCTACAAGCTCTTTGAGCCTGAGAAAGACGTGCTGGACTATCTGAGAGACCTGCACCTGAGGCTGAGGCACGGAGTTAGGGAGGAACTCCTTGAGCTGGTTAAACTGCCCAACATCGGAAGGAAGAGGGCGAGGGCGCTCTACAACGCCGGCTTCAGGACGCAGGAGGACATAATGCGCGCCAAGGTGAGAGACCTTCTGGAGGTCGAGGGAATCGGAATGAAGGTTATCGAGGGGCTCTTCCGATACTTCGGCGTGGAACTCCCCAAGGGGGCTAAAAAGGATTCCAAAAAGGCTGAAAAGGCCCGGAAAGGAACCCTCGATGACTTCCTTAAGTGA
- a CDS encoding dephospho-CoA kinase, with protein MIIIVTGMPGSGKSKIVKEFERRGFPSVSMGDVVREETAKRGLELTKENVAKVSIRLRQELGQNAVAKLTVEKVKSLLKKSTLVVIDGVRSLDEVGTFRSAFPNEEIVIIAVHTPPRLRFERLKARGRHDDPQTWEDFEERDWKELKFGIGNVIAMADHMVVNDGTKDEYDKRVKELVDRILTQH; from the coding sequence ATGATAATCATCGTGACTGGAATGCCTGGTTCGGGAAAGAGCAAGATCGTTAAGGAGTTCGAGAGGAGAGGCTTTCCGAGCGTTTCTATGGGGGACGTCGTGAGGGAAGAGACGGCAAAGCGCGGCCTGGAGCTGACCAAGGAAAACGTTGCCAAGGTCAGCATACGGTTGAGGCAGGAACTCGGACAGAACGCGGTTGCAAAGCTCACCGTCGAGAAGGTCAAGAGCCTCCTGAAAAAGAGCACGCTGGTTGTCATTGACGGTGTCCGGTCCCTCGACGAGGTTGGCACTTTCAGGAGCGCCTTCCCAAATGAGGAGATAGTCATCATTGCAGTCCACACACCTCCAAGGCTCCGCTTCGAGAGGCTCAAAGCCAGGGGAAGACACGACGACCCCCAAACCTGGGAGGACTTCGAGGAAAGGGACTGGAAGGAGCTTAAGTTCGGCATAGGCAACGTTATAGCAATGGCAGACCACATGGTAGTGAACGACGGAACGAAGGACGAGTACGATAAAAGGGTAAAGGAGCTGGTAGACAGGATTCTAACCCAGCATTGA
- a CDS encoding ABC transporter permease: MGDFWVMAKKELWNLFRDKKLVFGLVVVPLILLPVMGKAVNIGMEQAQGETQVTIVNFDEGAYGNLLIKALEVAPNVTVTVVNATTLDEAIQQAIQKEQNVLVVIPPDFTAKLKVNETATVEIYGIFTTIGTGIKESVSEGRINAVLGILSDEIARIKVKNLGASNPDAILQPIRTESRSVINNRVVDISPTAVSSVIAAQAFTIPLIVFMMVMITSQMAAGAIASEKENKTLETLLTLPVARTKIVAAKIFGTAMMGLVAAIAYMIGMRYYMSSFGLGSGGVSLEDLGLVVTPTGALMFALVVFLTIIIALSLAMIVATFAEDVQSATTLVSAVILPLAFPAFLLMYTDINDLPALVRYVLLAIPFTHPVIDYRYVLLSNYTPLIMSTVYLAVLAVVILYATAWLFSTERILTAQVSWGRKKKAAE, translated from the coding sequence ATGGGCGACTTCTGGGTGATGGCCAAGAAGGAGCTGTGGAACCTCTTCAGGGACAAGAAGCTCGTCTTCGGCCTCGTGGTCGTCCCGCTTATACTGCTCCCGGTGATGGGAAAGGCCGTGAACATCGGCATGGAGCAGGCACAGGGGGAGACCCAGGTCACGATAGTCAACTTCGATGAAGGTGCCTACGGAAATCTGCTGATAAAGGCCTTAGAGGTTGCCCCCAACGTAACTGTTACGGTGGTTAACGCAACGACGCTTGATGAGGCCATTCAGCAGGCCATCCAAAAGGAACAGAACGTTCTCGTGGTGATCCCTCCCGACTTCACCGCGAAGCTTAAGGTCAACGAAACGGCCACAGTTGAGATATACGGAATTTTCACGACCATAGGCACTGGCATAAAGGAGAGCGTCAGCGAGGGCAGGATAAACGCGGTTTTGGGAATACTCAGCGATGAAATAGCCCGGATAAAGGTGAAGAACCTCGGAGCGAGCAACCCCGACGCCATACTCCAGCCGATAAGGACCGAGAGCAGGTCCGTCATAAACAACCGTGTCGTGGACATCTCACCCACCGCGGTTTCAAGCGTTATAGCGGCTCAGGCGTTCACGATACCGCTCATAGTCTTCATGATGGTCATGATAACCTCTCAAATGGCAGCTGGAGCAATAGCGAGCGAGAAGGAGAACAAGACGCTGGAAACGCTCCTCACCCTTCCGGTGGCGAGGACGAAGATAGTCGCTGCCAAGATATTCGGAACGGCCATGATGGGTCTCGTTGCGGCCATAGCTTACATGATAGGCATGCGCTACTATATGAGTTCCTTCGGACTTGGCTCCGGCGGGGTGAGCCTTGAAGATCTGGGCCTGGTCGTCACCCCAACGGGGGCACTGATGTTCGCCCTGGTAGTGTTCCTGACGATAATAATCGCCCTCAGCCTGGCCATGATAGTGGCGACCTTCGCCGAAGACGTGCAGAGCGCAACGACCCTCGTGAGCGCGGTGATTCTTCCGCTGGCGTTTCCGGCTTTCCTGCTGATGTACACCGACATCAACGACCTCCCAGCCCTCGTCAGGTACGTCCTGCTGGCGATACCCTTCACTCATCCGGTGATAGACTACCGCTATGTGCTCCTGAGCAACTACACCCCGCTGATCATGAGCACCGTTTACCTGGCAGTGCTGGCGGTTGTTATACTCTACGCCACGGCATGGCTGTTCTCCACGGAGAGAATCCTCACGGCACAGGTCAGCTGGGGCAGAAAGAAAAAAGCCGCTGAATAG
- a CDS encoding DUF2178 domain-containing protein, whose amino-acid sequence MNELVLVILVALLGGGLLGYFMTRTMVEGIGVPPDERAFEIAKLSAAKTLELVLAVDIVALYYSWLVMKNETCTNLAVLIFATIFFGNLVFKAYYARRM is encoded by the coding sequence ATGAACGAACTCGTCCTAGTCATACTGGTCGCCCTGCTCGGCGGGGGACTCTTGGGCTATTTCATGACCCGGACGATGGTGGAGGGCATTGGGGTCCCTCCAGACGAGAGGGCCTTCGAGATAGCCAAACTCTCGGCGGCGAAAACTCTGGAGCTGGTTCTGGCGGTGGACATCGTTGCCCTATATTACTCGTGGCTCGTGATGAAAAACGAGACGTGCACCAACCTCGCCGTCCTGATATTTGCCACAATTTTCTTCGGGAACCTGGTATTCAAAGCCTATTACGCCAGGAGGATGTGA
- a CDS encoding ZIP family metal transporter, whose translation MLENFVASLAEWILGISNGEIMWVAFYAGLFVALMTSLGAMVAIFSKSLPEGGVDFALSFAAGVMIVASFTSLILPAIESTGSFAPAGIGIALGVLLIYAIDRFLPHEHLVKGYEGPKSMKDKLRKVWLLVIAVIIHNLPEGLAVGTSLVYNLEVGLVTTLAIGIQDFPEGTVVSLPLATIQKKRLQPIAMGVLSGFAEMAMVLLGAYFFSIFSWMLPYGLGLAGGAMLYVTVKEMIPEIYRGKKNETLITLGFFLGFYVMLFLDSMLG comes from the coding sequence GTGTTAGAAAACTTCGTGGCAAGCCTCGCGGAGTGGATACTGGGCATCTCGAACGGCGAAATCATGTGGGTTGCCTTCTATGCCGGACTTTTCGTCGCACTCATGACATCCCTCGGTGCCATGGTAGCCATATTCTCGAAAAGCCTCCCAGAGGGAGGCGTTGACTTCGCCCTCAGCTTCGCCGCCGGAGTTATGATAGTGGCGAGCTTTACTTCCCTCATCCTGCCGGCGATAGAGAGCACCGGCTCCTTTGCACCTGCAGGAATAGGAATAGCCCTTGGGGTGCTGCTCATCTACGCCATAGACCGCTTCCTCCCCCACGAGCACCTCGTCAAAGGCTACGAAGGCCCTAAGTCCATGAAGGACAAGCTGAGAAAGGTCTGGCTTCTGGTTATAGCGGTGATAATCCACAACCTGCCCGAGGGCCTCGCTGTTGGAACGTCCCTCGTCTACAACCTTGAGGTCGGTCTGGTGACCACCCTGGCCATCGGGATTCAGGACTTTCCCGAGGGAACCGTTGTTTCCCTGCCCCTGGCCACGATACAGAAGAAGCGCCTCCAGCCGATAGCGATGGGCGTGCTGAGCGGCTTCGCCGAGATGGCCATGGTCCTCCTTGGGGCGTACTTCTTCAGCATCTTCAGCTGGATGCTTCCCTACGGCCTCGGCCTGGCGGGCGGGGCGATGCTCTACGTGACCGTGAAGGAGATGATCCCCGAAATATACAGGGGGAAGAAGAACGAGACCCTCATAACCCTCGGGTTCTTCCTGGGCTTCTATGTGATGCTGTTCCTGGATTCAATGCTGGGTTAG
- a CDS encoding RNA-binding domain-containing protein gives MELFEEVEVEAYVYPTEDIEKVRRAMLNLIPGLEFEAFDRGDYIILTGKTRNRKALSRLYELFRGQAILDTARSFLEEGYFGEEIIVKVNKQAAYAGVVNFNEESPLGPITIIIRTKDPQRLMKWLAPRTRDGVPIE, from the coding sequence ATGGAGCTCTTTGAGGAAGTTGAGGTTGAGGCTTACGTTTATCCGACGGAGGATATCGAGAAGGTCAGGAGGGCGATGCTGAACCTGATTCCGGGACTTGAGTTTGAGGCCTTTGATAGGGGCGATTACATCATTCTGACAGGCAAAACGAGGAACAGAAAGGCCCTGAGCAGACTCTACGAGCTCTTCCGCGGACAGGCCATACTCGACACGGCCAGGAGTTTCCTTGAGGAGGGCTACTTCGGTGAGGAGATAATTGTGAAGGTGAACAAGCAGGCTGCCTACGCTGGTGTGGTGAACTTCAACGAGGAGAGCCCTCTCGGCCCAATAACGATAATAATCCGCACGAAGGACCCTCAGAGGCTCATGAAGTGGCTCGCGCCGAGGACAAGGGACGGCGTGCCAATAGAGTAA
- a CDS encoding ABC transporter ATP-binding protein: MPMVEVLNLEKDYGKVKALRGISFSINEGEIFGLIGPNGAGKSTTLKILSTLLKPTGGSAKIDGHDVVKEADKVREIISYLPEEAGAYKNLTGYEYLQFMARLYAKDEGKARKMLELGIELSGLGERLYDKVSTYSKGMTRKLLIARALMVKPKLAILDEPASGLDIVNAYAIRQTIRRFARSEGVTFLISSHNMLEVEFLCHRVALINKGEIIEVGTPKELKEKYDAENLEEVFMRAVGANISEPIGGEGGWATSG, translated from the coding sequence ATGCCCATGGTTGAAGTTCTGAATCTGGAGAAGGACTACGGAAAGGTAAAGGCCCTCAGGGGGATAAGCTTCTCCATCAACGAGGGTGAAATCTTCGGGCTCATCGGTCCGAACGGTGCGGGAAAGAGCACGACCCTCAAGATACTATCAACGCTTCTCAAACCGACTGGTGGGAGTGCGAAGATAGACGGCCACGACGTGGTTAAGGAGGCCGATAAAGTCAGGGAGATTATCAGCTACCTGCCGGAGGAGGCCGGCGCCTATAAGAACCTGACGGGCTACGAGTACCTCCAGTTCATGGCCCGGCTCTACGCCAAGGACGAGGGGAAGGCAAGGAAGATGCTTGAGCTGGGAATAGAGCTCAGCGGGCTGGGAGAGAGGCTGTACGACAAGGTGTCGACGTACTCCAAGGGAATGACGAGGAAGCTCCTCATAGCCAGGGCGCTCATGGTGAAACCCAAGCTGGCGATACTCGACGAACCGGCGAGCGGATTGGACATAGTCAACGCCTACGCGATAAGGCAGACGATAAGGCGCTTCGCGAGGAGCGAGGGAGTCACGTTCCTCATATCGAGCCACAACATGCTTGAGGTTGAGTTCCTCTGCCACAGGGTGGCCCTGATAAACAAGGGCGAAATCATCGAGGTGGGAACTCCAAAGGAACTGAAGGAGAAGTACGACGCGGAGAACCTTGAGGAGGTCTTCATGAGGGCAGTAGGGGCGAACATCAGCGAGCCAATAGGGGGTGAGGGCGGATGGGCGACTTCTGGGTGA
- a CDS encoding helix-turn-helix transcriptional regulator, protein MKNRLRELREELGITQEELAKALGVTRQTIIAIEKGRYDPSLRLAFKIARFFNRKIEEIFIYEEG, encoded by the coding sequence ATGAAGAATCGCCTGCGCGAGCTGAGGGAGGAGCTGGGCATAACCCAGGAAGAGCTGGCGAAAGCCCTCGGCGTTACGAGGCAGACGATTATAGCCATCGAGAAGGGCCGCTATGACCCATCGCTGAGGCTGGCCTTCAAGATAGCGCGCTTTTTCAACAGGAAGATTGAAGAAATCTTTATCTATGAGGAGGGTTAA